GTCTCTAGCTCTATCGTGACTCTCCTACTTCCTTGCATGCATTCTTTAATGCTGGTTAGGCTGGAATGTCGATGACTTCTTATCCATCAGTACTTACATTGTCTATTTGGGTCGCAACCCTATCGCCTAGAGCTCCAAAAAGCAACGAATTGTTGTTAGTTTCTCCACTGAGGTCGAATATTGATCCGTTACTAATACTATTGTTGAAATGAATTGGGTTTGCTCTCTGTTAAATGATCTTGGTTTTCAACCTTCTACATGCTCGGTGATATATGGTGACAATATTGGGGCAAACCAATTGTGCTATAATCCAGTTTTTCATTCACGAATGAAACATGTGGCTCTCGACTTTCATTTCATTCGTGATCAAATGCAAAATAGTAATCTGCGGGTTGCACATGTATCCTTCGTTGATCAACTAGCTAATATCTTAACAAAACCACTCCCTTGGACTTGCCTTCTCTTTCTCTAGGACAAGATTGAACTCTATTGTTGAGATCCATCTTGAAGAGGCCTAACAAAAGATTTCCACCACAAGACCGGTTCCTATGGGATCCCATCAAATCTGCttctatttcaattttttttttaaattttgttttttgttttgatGTACTCCGGATATATAGGAGatttcaaatttctttgttcttgttttctGTTTTGTTGTACTCTTGATGTATAGGAGTTAGTTTCGGGCTTCATAAGTGTATGTATAtcattgaaatgagaaatgaaatGTGTAGAATTCTATTCTTCTATCAATTAAGAGGTTATCACCTATCATCACCGGATTGACTATTAGTGCCACATCAATATAAACTAGCAGTGTGCGGAGGCGTCAACCTAAGTGAAgaaatacaaatttaaatatcaattaggtgaaaagaaagttaaatactaattaaataattttagacAAATTCAAAAGACAGCATTTTTCCTACTGCAGCAAACGTCATTAAAATGGCTTCAATATCTCTAtataatcatttttttttttgctaaattttatataatcatatttaaattctcttataattatataatttttggtaaattaataaattacaCTATAAAGTTTTTGACGTATGCACCTATTTTTAGTGTGATTATTTTGTTAATGTCATGTCTTGTTTGTAACAGGTTATTATTATTGCATATTATATAATTGTATCATGTCTAATGTTATTGAATATCCTAATTCATTATCCAAAAATCTCAGTCACCTTTTTTTCTTCCAAAACCAGAGAGCAAACTTATAAGGGGAATGTCCTATAAATATTATAGATTAGGATGTATAAACCGCTGGATTTCATACTGttaaacaattaattataaaatatgctTCATCTTGAGTGATAATCAAACTCTCATCACATCAcacttttatttttaaactattaaaatataatatctataattattttaattttgcaCAAGTAAATCCTCCTAAAAGTAATGTACtacatatataaatatgtatttctGTAAGTACTCATGTTCAAATATATTTGTTTCATTTTAAAATactattttctttatttaacaAGGATTTTTGCTATGACTATTTAGAGCACCATCACAGCCTATTACCGACAGTAAATACTTTCAACAGAGGAAAAATGAAAAGGATAGAAAACATCCCGAAACATAAAATAACGATTCCAACTTGAAGCTATCCTAGACTTCGTTAAAAAAGGGAAAGGTAACCATTAAAGAATTGCTTTGTTAAACATCAAGAACAGAAGAAATTGATGTTTTTAATGATGTTCCAAGTTAAATCATAGAGATAACACAATTGTTCCAAATTGTTGAATGTTGCTAAAACATAGTAAATGTCAGTGCATTTTATGCCTGTCATCTGCAGCAGTTTTTGCAACTGCTTTGGTAACAAAATGAGTAACAATTCCAATGGGACAAAACAGCAGACAAAGCGAAACCGAATGCCGAGTCTCGATTTGGTTTTGCAGTCCATCCTGAAAAACCTGCCTGGAATTGAACAGCGGAACAAAATGGTCAGAACTCTGCAGTTCAAACTGTTAATTCGTGTAAGCATGAAATCAAGAGAGATACACATACCTTGCAGCAAAGAGATCTACAGCCAATAAATGAATCCATGCAGAAGCTAATGTCATTTCACTGGAGAACATTTTGGCCATACCAGATAGCTAAAACTCGGTGTGACAACAGAAAAAACCGTAAAGATTTGCAGTCATCGTTGACAATTGTATACATCTAAAACAAACTAAAAGAGAGATCATATCATGTAAGTGTTGGTAAACATGTACCTCTGGCAGCCAGTATTTACTAGCAAACATCAGCTTTAATGTATCAGGCGTCCATGACAGGTACAGCAGATATGCATACAGAAGCCCGAGCACAATAAAAGGGACGCTACTTTCCATAGACTTTTTAGTCTGCATTCATAGTTGTGTACATGCCAAACACATCAGTTCCCCAAGAAATATAGCACGACTCAAAATATTTTACGTGAATCATTGAAACAAAGATGAGATTTTTAAGACTATAAGGCAGCATAAGCAAAATGGTGCAAATCACAACAGGTTAACCAAAACTTCTCCCTCCATTAAGGTTATTATGTAAGTCAGAAAACACAGGTAAACAATGACCCCAACAAGGAAACATTGAATGAAAAGCTTTTGTTCCGACTGAATTTGCACCAACCTATTCATAAAGTTCAGATTCCAAAGCTATACATGGCAAAGAGGAAGTCAAAATAAGTAGAAGAGAATAAAGTAAATGAGATTTCCCTAGTACTGACTAGAAACTTACCAATTCAGATTTCGGAGCAAAAACCATAAGAGTATAGAACGGAAGAACCGCTGCGGTTCCCAAGGTAAATACGCTGCTGGCAATTTGTGAAGTTGGCAACCCTGTAAAAGTGTTAGCATATGCCAGTTAGGAAGAATAAAAGAAAATGCTTAGCAATGTTGACTTCTTTCAATATTTCATCGATCAAAATTATATGGTATTTAAGAGGATATATTGTGTACATGCTACAAATAAGGACATTTAGATTGCACTCAGTATAAGCATACTTAGCATAAACCACTGATGGGTGCAAGTTGGACATTAGTAAACATTAAGGCAGCAGCACAAAGAAAGAACTAATCCAACAGCCTAGCACAAATCGGCAGAGGCAGAACAAAGGAAACAGTAACTGATATATCCAAATTAGACCTTTTCACAACCTTTCAGTAGCAATAACTTATACAGGAAACAAAAACATATGGAACAAGCCTCTAGCATATGCCAGACTTTTCGATTGGCAACctatgtcaaaaaaaaaaaaaggatcaatTTCTTTTTCTTCACTCTTTTCTGCACATGGTCACCAATATTTCTTTTTGCTAGTAAAATATTGGTTTCTGCTACATTCTATAAGTGAGGAGCCAAAAAGACAACAGCAGGAAAGGACCTAACGCAAATAAACTTTGCTAGCAGATGGATGCTAGGAATTGATCAAAAGTCCTACTAGACTTCAACAGCCAAAAGAGTATATTCACAGAAATCCTAGAGGTTATATCATGTTAAGGTTAACGAGCATTAGAAGGACCATGGTGAGGCTGTAAAGAAGAATGTAAGACACTCTCCCAAATGGTGGAACTCCTGTTTAAAGATAGTGAATGATTCACACAATTTTGACCATGTGACGTGCATGAAAACTAGAAACTATTAAAGCAAAAATGTAAAGCAGTATGTGAAATTCTACTGAAAAGTAAGCGCTAAAAGGAATTACATGAAGCTTGTACTTCAAAGCTTTTTCTAAAGGGAATAAATGTAGAAACTTTTTGTCTAATAACAAGTCTTGTTCCTCTAGCAAAACTCCATTCATCAAGTAAGCCAGCTCCAATTCTTGCTTGCTGGCTGGGATGATCTGTGGTCCTGATTTTGAGAGCAGAAGTGAATCTTTGGTCCACTTCCACATTACGATGAAGATTACCTGGCTGCCCAAAGTGACTAATCTAAAAGAAACAAACCCCAAATTTAAGGATATCTCTTTAGCTTTAAGGTTAAATAGATAATTGTCAAAATGTTAATAAGCAGCATAATTACACAAATCCACTAAGTCCACCATGCTCTGATAATAAATAACATGAGAGACAAGCAATTAAAGAAAACAGACCATATTTAATTTTGACTCATAGTATTCCCTTATATTATgggaaattatatatttttttttcctcataaaactcataaaattcattaggggatgtttttttttatacaatgcctACTTCTAATCATCACCCTTCCCAACCTTTAAATAGAAGTAAAGACGCTCTCGAACGCTCATCCTCCTCGTTGCTGCAATAGCAACGGTGCCAGCTGAGGTAAGACTAAATTCGTTgacaaaaaggaaaatttagAGAAACCAACAGATGGAAAAAAAAACTAGGGAAAGCATAGACTTCAGAATGAGAATTTATATGAcagtataattattttaaaaggtTAACTGCAGTTTTCAGTATGCTTTAATACAATCAAACTTCTAATATGTCATTTGAGCAGGCTAAAACATGGTGAAAGTTAATGTCCATTATGCAGATCATAAAAACTCCCTTAATTTCATTTCTAATACTGACAAAGCCTAAagtcttccctttttttttttcaacaaaCCATTAATTCTCCACAATACTAAGCCATAACCCACATCTCAGAATTAGCAGAAACTAGACTGATATGTACCTATGAAATGACCAAATTTATTATCCCAAAATAAATAAGTAAGCATCTAATAGTTCTTGTCATTTAAAGCTCTTTTATCATCAACATTACAAATTAAACTATAAAAGACAGAAACTTCCAGCAACACCCAGATTAAGAAACCAATCAAAAAACTTCAGAAGTctcaaaaggttttttttttaagaaaaaaaagaagaataaaaGAAGCAAGATGAAGAACATAACAAGGaaaaaaaaggaaacaaaaacAAACCTTTGGTGAGATTAGAGGATGGGCAATGCAAGAAGAAAAGAACATGATGGCTGAAAAACTGAAGTGACCTTTAACAAAATCAACAGTAATGTCTTCTTCATGAGCTTTATGTAATACCCAATTGCCTAATAGTTGGTAATTAAAGCGTATACAACAAGGACTCTAAAAAGGTGACgagattaaaaaacaaaaaaaatgaaatgaaaaataaaaatgatgaaattggtaATGGTGTGGCGAGAAATTCCACTAAGAAGGACGCAGGCAAAAAGATGAAGGAAAGAGAAAATAGGGAAGTTTGAAGTATAAAGAATAGTTTATTTGTACTTTAtttgtgagatatttaaaataattaatggaCCCGCAAATAgagtaataaaatatttatgtgaTCTGATCTTGCTCATTGTATAATTGTTGTTGAAgtaatttaaaattgtaaaatataggttaaattataaaaatagccaTTCAACTTATCAATgtgttttttttgttttagtcatccaagtttaaaatttttattttagttattaacatttttaagtttaatattttGGTCACTACTCCGTTGGCCTCTTTTTATGGGtacaataataaatttagccttcaaTATCTATAGATTCTattaatttagtcttgattctaaaaaagattcaacaaatttagccttCAACTTTACACATTCATTAATTTAGTTTTATTGCttgaaaattcaaaattaaaacaaaataactttaaaaataaaaaattatttaaaagttcattcttcaacaaaaatataaaatattttataaaaatacatacaaaattataaataaatgaatgctAGTTTTTCTCTATTTCTAACATACAATTAATAGTTGAGTATTTGGCACACTAGCGATGTTTCAGTTCGCCAGGTTGTCTCTTATTTGCTCATGGATTCAGCAGCAGTTCGAAAGTTGACCTATTTGAGAATCTCAGAATCTACTATTATTTTCAACTCCCCGAAGCATTTCGTCACTTACTATGCCCTTCTTCGTCTTTGGGTGCCTAGGTGTCCAACGTAAGCTTTTCCTCGTTTGAACCTTGCCTTTAACTTTATTTTACTTTACTTTACTTTACTTTACTTtactataatttaatttaaggTTATTTCATCCTAAGTTCTTGCTAAATAAAATGGAAGGATCTTATTAATGTCCATAAATGATAAATCATAGATCGAACTAACTGTCGAATCAGAAAAATTGGGTACTATCATATAGCTTTGTTTGGGATAAGTTCTCGAGTTGAAGATAAGCGGACTCGAACCGCTAACATCCGCCATAAGGTAAACCACTGCTTCTCAAGCCTCCAACTGATTCTACCATAGAGGCCAACGATAGACAATAACTCCCCCTAAACACAACTTACAACTTTCATCTTACTATGCTCTCCAAAAAGTAACTTTTCTCAAAATATCAAAAGGTGTTAAGTTGGAATCCTATTCTAATTAAGGATTCTTGTGGTTCCGGAGAATCCTGCTAC
This window of the Gossypium arboreum isolate Shixiya-1 chromosome 12, ASM2569848v2, whole genome shotgun sequence genome carries:
- the LOC108476955 gene encoding protein ABA DEFICIENT 4, chloroplastic, which translates into the protein MFFSSCIAHPLISPKISHFGQPGNLHRNVEVDQRFTSALKIRTTDHPSQQARIGAGLLDEWSFARGTRLVIRQKVSTFIPFRKSFEVQASWLPTSQIASSVFTLGTAAVLPFYTLMVFAPKSELTKKSMESSVPFIVLGLLYAYLLYLSWTPDTLKLMFASKYWLPELSGMAKMFSSEMTLASAWIHLLAVDLFAARQVFQDGLQNQIETRHSVSLCLLFCPIGIVTHFVTKAVAKTAADDRHKMH